A DNA window from Desulfomonile tiedjei contains the following coding sequences:
- a CDS encoding adenylyltransferase/cytidyltransferase family protein: MFSPKVTPFNELVAAVRSLKEQGKVIVHCHGVFDLLHIGHIRYFEQARRMGDVLVVTVTPDRFVDKGPHRPAFPETLRSEGIASLKCVDYVAINEWPTAEETLRLLRPDLYVKGSEFRNVALDATGKIGKEEAVVREIGAKLAFTDDIVFSSSNLINRYFSGFPQEVTEYLSLFRYRHSLDEVLNYLEDLSSLRVLVVGDAIIDEYQYGQAIGKSSKDPIIAMKYESSEMFAGGALAVANHVANFASSVDLLTVLGEKDSHEEFINSRLKANVTPHWIYRPNAPTVLKRRYIDGYTLNKLLEIYLMDDSDLPEQTNNEACRWLDRRLADFDLVIAADFGHHTISEQMVGKMTDSAKFLAVMTQANAGNRGFHTISRYPRADYVCLAEHEIRVETRMANGSVRPMMDALAKKLGCSRFVVTRGRKGCLVWREESSFIEIPSFAPNVVDRVGAGDAFFSLTSLAACQGLPNEVLGFLGTIAGSMAVGIVGNMKSIDKMSVIKYITSIMK; encoded by the coding sequence GTGTTTAGCCCGAAAGTTACGCCATTCAACGAGCTGGTAGCCGCTGTAAGATCGTTGAAAGAGCAAGGGAAGGTGATCGTCCACTGTCACGGCGTCTTCGACTTGCTTCACATTGGCCACATCCGCTACTTCGAGCAGGCTCGACGGATGGGAGATGTTCTTGTGGTCACGGTCACTCCGGATCGTTTTGTGGATAAAGGACCTCACCGGCCGGCTTTCCCGGAAACATTGCGCTCGGAGGGAATAGCCTCTCTCAAGTGCGTGGATTATGTTGCAATAAATGAATGGCCCACGGCAGAAGAGACGCTGAGGTTATTGCGGCCCGACCTTTACGTGAAGGGATCCGAGTTCAGGAACGTGGCGCTGGACGCGACGGGCAAGATAGGAAAAGAGGAAGCGGTTGTTCGTGAAATCGGGGCGAAGCTTGCCTTTACCGACGATATCGTGTTCTCTTCAAGCAACCTGATAAATCGCTATTTCTCGGGTTTCCCGCAAGAAGTCACCGAGTACTTGAGCCTATTTCGTTATCGTCACAGTCTCGACGAGGTACTTAATTACCTGGAAGACCTGTCTTCTTTGAGAGTCCTGGTGGTCGGGGACGCGATTATTGACGAGTATCAGTACGGCCAGGCCATAGGCAAGTCATCCAAAGATCCAATAATTGCCATGAAGTACGAGTCCAGTGAGATGTTTGCAGGTGGCGCACTGGCCGTTGCAAATCACGTTGCGAATTTTGCTTCATCGGTGGATCTCCTAACCGTGCTGGGAGAGAAAGACTCCCATGAGGAATTCATCAACTCTCGCCTCAAGGCCAACGTGACCCCGCATTGGATCTACAGGCCCAACGCTCCAACAGTATTGAAGCGCAGGTACATAGACGGGTACACGCTCAACAAGCTTCTTGAGATCTATCTCATGGACGATTCGGATTTGCCTGAACAAACAAACAATGAAGCTTGCCGGTGGCTTGACCGGCGCTTAGCCGATTTCGATCTGGTTATCGCCGCGGACTTTGGTCATCACACCATAAGTGAGCAAATGGTCGGGAAAATGACCGATTCCGCAAAATTCCTGGCCGTAATGACGCAGGCCAATGCAGGCAATCGAGGATTTCACACTATTAGCAGATATCCTAGGGCCGATTACGTGTGCCTGGCCGAGCACGAGATCCGTGTCGAGACTCGCATGGCCAACGGCAGTGTGCGGCCGATGATGGATGCCTTGGCGAAGAAACTTGGGTGTTCCAGATTTGTGGTTACACGTGGCCGCAAAGGATGCCTGGTATGGCGTGAAGAATCGAGTTTCATAGAAATTCCCTCATTCGCGCCGAACGTTGTGGATCGGGTGGGGGCCGGCGATGCCTTCTTTTCACTCACCTCTCTTGCAGCGTGCCAAGGATTGCCCAATGAGGTGCTGGGTTTCTTGGGGACCATTGCCGGGTCCATGGCGGTGGGCATAGTGGGCAACATGAAATCCATTGATAAGATGTCGGTAATCAAATACATCACTTCCATAATGAAATAG
- a CDS encoding TIGR04372 family glycosyltransferase: MRRPIRFLNIPCQHIGHLAVETDCFVKEGLLGRRPDYRGIVLCSKTRVSNPSLLKYIKTNLTVITNPFVCAVLKPLARAGPMQYDVTGYAQIVGGTSLAPTINREWGDRTPVWRLSDEDIRRGRECLRSFGLTDDSWFVCVHCREPGYLQWDIHDYRDVNVHDYIPAMQAIVERGGWCLRMGDPSMQPLPKLEGVIDYCHSDLRSDWMDVFLCASSRFFLGSGSGLYWVSGIFGVPVACANFTPMSSVLALRPGDLGIPKLVWSETDERLLPFRQVLGTPIGDYRFTLEYENSKIRLIDNKPEDVKKLAEEMLDKTEGKAVYTEDDRMLQENFLALLHPGHFSYGSGARVGRDFLRDYRALM; encoded by the coding sequence TTGAGGAGGCCGATAAGGTTCCTCAATATACCTTGCCAGCACATAGGTCATCTGGCAGTCGAAACGGACTGTTTTGTCAAGGAGGGCCTCCTTGGCCGTCGCCCTGATTACCGAGGCATAGTCCTGTGTTCGAAAACACGTGTGTCCAACCCTAGCCTGCTGAAATACATAAAGACAAACCTCACCGTCATAACCAACCCCTTTGTTTGCGCAGTTCTCAAGCCTCTGGCCAGGGCCGGACCTATGCAATATGACGTCACCGGATACGCCCAGATCGTCGGGGGCACTTCTCTGGCCCCAACGATTAACAGAGAATGGGGGGATCGTACGCCGGTCTGGAGGCTGTCAGACGAAGACATCAGGCGCGGGAGGGAATGCCTCCGGAGTTTCGGCCTCACCGATGACTCGTGGTTTGTGTGCGTCCATTGTAGAGAACCAGGTTATCTTCAATGGGACATTCATGATTATCGGGATGTAAATGTCCATGACTATATTCCGGCGATGCAAGCGATAGTGGAGCGGGGCGGCTGGTGCCTCCGCATGGGAGATCCGTCAATGCAACCCCTTCCCAAGCTGGAAGGAGTCATAGACTACTGTCACAGCGACCTCCGAAGCGATTGGATGGATGTCTTCCTGTGTGCGAGTTCACGATTTTTCCTGGGTTCCGGATCAGGTCTCTATTGGGTATCGGGGATATTCGGTGTTCCGGTGGCTTGCGCCAATTTCACTCCCATGTCTTCGGTTCTTGCTCTACGACCAGGCGACCTGGGTATTCCCAAGCTAGTTTGGTCTGAAACCGACGAGCGTCTCCTGCCTTTCCGGCAGGTGCTCGGCACTCCTATTGGAGACTACCGGTTTACGCTGGAGTATGAGAATTCTAAAATCAGGCTCATTGACAACAAGCCGGAAGACGTCAAAAAGTTAGCCGAGGAAATGCTCGACAAAACTGAAGGAAAAGCCGTCTATACGGAGGACGACCGCATGCTGCAAGAAAACTTCCTTGCCCTGCTGCATCCGGGCCATTTCAGTTACGGCTCCGGGGCGCGGGTTGGACGTGACTTTTTGAGGGATTACCGAGCACTTATGTAA